From Rhinolophus sinicus isolate RSC01 linkage group LG15, ASM3656204v1, whole genome shotgun sequence, the proteins below share one genomic window:
- the NAGLU gene encoding alpha-N-acetylglucosaminidase: MEVVAVPAALGFLLLALAGSSAGDEAHEAEAVRALLTRLLGPGPAAAFSVSVERSLAAESGLDTYRLSGGGAGARVQVLGSTGVAAAAGLHRYLRDFCGCHVAWSGSQLRLPQPLPALPDELTEATPNRYRYYQNVCTQSYSFVWWDWARWEQEIDWMALNGINLALAWSGQEAIWQRVYLALGLTQSEIDEYFTGPAFLAWERMGNLHTWGGPLSRSWHLKQLYLQHRILDRMRSFGMVPVLPAFAGHVPKAITRVFPQANVTQLGSWGHFNCSYSCSFLLAPEDPLFPIVGSLFLRELTKEFGTDHIYGADTFNEMQPPSSEPSYLAAATAAVYQAMITVDPDATWLLQGWLFQHQPQFWGPAQVKAVLGAVPRGRLLVLDLFAESQPVYIRTASFQGQPFIWCMLHNFGGNHGLFGALEAVNRGPLAARLFPNSTMVGTGMAPEGIGQNEVVYALMAELGWRKDPVTDLGAWVSNFAARRYGVSHGDAEAAWRLLLRSVYNCSGEDCRGHNYSPLVKRPSLQMVTTVWYNRSDVFEAWRLLLTTTPTLATSPAYRYDLVDVTRQAVQELVSLYYEEVRTSYLNKELVPLLRAAGILAYELLPSLDNILASDSRFLLGSWLEQARAAAVSEAEAHFYEQNSLYQLTLWGPEGNILDYANKQLAGLVSNYYTPRWQLFLEMLVESLVQGTPFQQHQFDKNAFQLEQTFVLSTRRYPNQPRGDTVDLAKKLFLKYYPRWVAGSL, translated from the exons ATGGAGGTGGTAGCGGTGCCTGCCGCTCTGGGGTTCCTGCTTCTGGCCTTGGCGGGGAGCTCGGCCGGGGACGAGGCCCACGAGGCGGAGGCCGTGCGGGCGCTGCTGACCCGGCTTCTGGGGCCCGGGCCAGCGGCTGCCTTCTCGGTATCGGTAGAGCGCTCCCTGGCGGCCGAGTCCGGTCTGGACACCTACCGCTTGAGTGGCGGGGGTGCGGGGGCACGGGTGCAGGTGCTCGGCTCCACCGGCGTGGCCGCTGCCGCGGGGCTGCACCGCTACCTGCGCGACTTCTGCGGCTGCCACGTGGCCTGGTCAGGCTCTCAGCTGCGCTTGCCGCAGCCGCTGCCCGCCTTGCCCGACGAGCTGACCGAGGCCACGCCTAACAG GTACCGATATTACCAGAACGTGTGCACGCAAAGCTACTCCTTCGTGTGGTGGGACTGGGCCCGCTGGGAGCAGGAGATCGACTGGATGGCACTGAATGGCATCAACCTGGCGCTGGCCTGGAGCGGTCAGGAGGCCATCTGGCAGAGG GTGTACCTGGCCTTGGGCCTGACCCAGTCAGAGATCGATGAGTACTTCACTGGTCCTGCCTTCCTGGCCTGGGAACGCATGGGCAACCTGCACACCTGGGGTGGTCCCCTGTCACGCTCCTGGCACCTCAAGCAGCTTTACCTGCAG CATCGGATCCTGGACCGGATGCGCTCCTTTGGCATGGTCCCCGTGTTGCCTGCATTCGCAGGGCATGTCCCCAAGGCTATCACCAG GGTGTTCCCTCAGGCCAACGTTACCCAGCTGGGCAGCTGGGGGCACTTCAACTGCTCCTactcctgctccttcctcctgGCTCCGGAAGACCCCCTATTCCCTATCGTGGGGAGCCTCTTCCTGCGGGAGCTCACCAAAGAGTTCGGCACAGATCACATATACGGGGCTGACACTTTCAACGAGATGCAGCCCCCGTCCTCGGAGCCCTCCTATCTTGCCGCAGCCACGGCTGCTGTCTACCAGGCCATGATCACAG TGGACCCTGATGCCACGTGGCTGCTCCAAGGCTGGCTGTTCCAGCACCAGCCCCAGTTCTGGGGGCCTGCCCAGGTGAAGGCCGTGCTTGGAGCAGTACCCCGCGGCCGCCTCCTGGTCCTGGACCTTTTTGCAGAGAGCCAGCCCGTGTACATCCGCACTGCCTCCTTCCAGGGCCAGCCCTTCATCTGGTGTATGCTGCATAACTTTGGTGGAAACCATGGCCTTTTCGGGGCCCTGGAGGCCGTGAACCGAGGCCCTTTGGCTGCCCGTCTGTTCCCCAACTCCACCATGGTAGGCACGGGCATGGCACCTGAAGGCATTGGCCAGAATGAAGTGGTCTATGCCCTCATGGCCGAGTTGGGCTGGCGGAAGGACCCAGTGACAGATTTGGGGGCCTGGGTGAGCAACTTTGCAGCCCGGCGGTATGGGGTCTCCCACGGGGATGCAGAGGCCGCATGGAGGCTACTTCTCAGGAGTGTCTACAACTGCTCCGGTGAGGACTGCCGTGGCCACAATTACAGTCCACTGGTCAAGCGGCCATCCCTGCAGATGGTTACCACTGTCTGGTACAACCGATCAGATGTATTTGAGGCCTGGCGGCTGCTGCTAAcaaccacccccaccctggccacCAGCCCAGCCTACCGCTATGACCTGGTGGACGTCACTCGCCAGGCAGTCCAGGAGCTGGTCAGCTTGTACTATGAGGAGGTGAGGACCTCCTACCTGAACAAGGAGTTGGTTCCCTTGTTGAGGGCAGCAGGCATCCTGGCCTACGAGCTTCTGCCCTCACTGGACAACATCCTGGCTAGTGATAGCcgcttcctgctgggcagctggCTGGAGCAGGCCCGGGCAGCAGCGGTCAGTGAGGCCGAGGCCCATTTCTATGAACAGAACAGCCTCTACCAACTGACCCTTTGGGGGCCAGAGGGCAACATTCTCGACTATGCCAACAAGCAGCTGGCAGGACTAGTATCCAACTACTATACCCCTCGCTGGCAGCTCTTCTTGGAGATGCTGGTTGAGAGTCTGGTCCAAGGCACCCCCTTCCAACAGCACCAGTTTGACAAGAATGCCTTCCAGCTGGAGCAGACCTTTGTCCTCAGCACACGGAGATATCCCAACCAGCCCCGAGGCGACACCGTGGACTTAGCCAAGAAACTCTTCCTCAAATATTACCCCCGGTGGGTGGCTGGCTCTTTGTGA